The Acidobacteriota bacterium region CTTCCAACAGAAAGCGACGGTCAAAAAGCGCCCGGCATAGATCGGCGACGCAGGGCGTTTGCAGCACGTCAATCGGCTGGCCACCGGAAATTGAATTGACATTGATGGTTGCCGACCGCGCCGCCTCCGGTTCAACCGGCATGCGCGTTCTGCGATCGTGAAGTTTCGGCTTCAATTCGGTTTCGACTTTGACGATGAACCGCGCCATCCGGTCAATCGCGCTGGCGCCCAGAAACGGCATGCTGCCGTGCGCGATGCGTCCGCGCATCAGCACTTCAAACCAGTACACGCCGCGATGTCCCAGGCAGATGCGGTCGTAATCCAGCGGTTCGGTGATGACGACGTAATCAATCGCTTCGCGGCGAAAATAACCGTGCTCCGCCAGATACGCGGCGCCCGCAAATCCGCCGCTTTCTTCATCTACGGTCGCGCTTTGTTCGACCGAACCGGCCAGCTTCACCCCGGCGCGGCGAATGGCTTCGATGGCAAAAATCGAAGCGGCAATCCCGGCTTTTTGATCGGTCACACCCCGACCATAAATTCGTCCGTCGCGAATCAACGCCGCAAAGGGATCCACCGTCCAGCCTTCGCCCGCAGGCACTACGTCCAAATGCCCATTGAAATGCAAGGTGGGTTTCGAGCGCTGGCCGCGCATTCGACCGATGACGTTGACGCGGGGGAATTGTACTGTGCATTCGGGCAAGCCTTCGGCAGTGACAAATTCGGTTTCGTAGCCGAACTCTTTCAACTTTGTGCCGATCAACTGCGCGCAATCGGCGTAATTTTCTCCGGGCGGGTTGACGGTTGGAATGCGGACAAGCTGGCGCAGAAACTCAACCATCTCTTCGGCGAGTTCATCTACGCAGGTAAGGGAAGCAATTTCCGATGGAAGCATACTTTGATTCGACAGAG contains the following coding sequences:
- a CDS encoding acetylornithine deacetylase/succinyl-diaminopimelate desuccinylase family protein, with the protein product MLPSEIASLTCVDELAEEMVEFLRQLVRIPTVNPPGENYADCAQLIGTKLKEFGYETEFVTAEGLPECTVQFPRVNVIGRMRGQRSKPTLHFNGHLDVVPAGEGWTVDPFAALIRDGRIYGRGVTDQKAGIAASIFAIEAIRRAGVKLAGSVEQSATVDEESGGFAGAAYLAEHGYFRREAIDYVVITEPLDYDRICLGHRGVYWFEVLMRGRIAHGSMPFLGASAIDRMARFIVKVETELKPKLHDRRTRMPVEPEAARSATINVNSISGGQPIDVLQTPCVADLCRALFDRRFLLEEPFETVRGEVIELLERLKQTDEDFRYELNDLMVVHPTMTAPESELVKTLASAIVSSVGKQAPLIASPGTYDQKHFARIAGIEQCVAYGPGILNLAHQPDEYCEIGHLILSCKAMALAAIRLLGASEHQ